A window of the Desulfobacula toluolica Tol2 genome harbors these coding sequences:
- a CDS encoding tyrosine-type recombinase/integrase: MSNLIKRFKEDLQLAGYAKRSIQSYTSSVLRLQRFYNKPLEDITEEQLRQYWLCCQNEFGWSAATLRISYSGIQHFFTKTLVRSWNIFNDIKWKREQTLPTILSLEEVRKIIYALPTVQSHAFYLTLYSMGLRLREATTLQVKDILSDRGLVHIHGGKGAMDRTVPLLKITLLTLRKYYKTHRNSKWIFPALGRNGGKDAQYAKNHVSDSGVQGVLRSTLKRLKFKKHVHPHVFRHAYATHLLEANIPIRHVQKILGHKTLKSTMIYLHVTTQAQVDSNDKVSKVMQGVLS, encoded by the coding sequence ATGAGCAATTTAATCAAACGTTTTAAAGAAGATCTCCAACTTGCCGGTTATGCAAAAAGGAGCATTCAATCCTATACCAGTTCGGTTTTAAGACTACAGCGCTTTTACAATAAACCATTAGAAGATATCACTGAAGAACAGCTCCGTCAATACTGGCTTTGCTGCCAGAATGAATTCGGCTGGAGCGCTGCTACTCTGCGGATCAGTTACTCTGGTATTCAGCATTTTTTTACCAAAACGCTGGTCCGGTCCTGGAACATTTTCAACGACATCAAATGGAAGCGTGAGCAGACCTTACCGACTATTCTGAGTCTGGAGGAAGTCAGAAAGATTATTTATGCCCTTCCCACTGTGCAAAGTCATGCATTTTATTTGACATTATATTCCATGGGACTGCGTTTAAGGGAGGCAACAACACTTCAGGTCAAAGATATTCTTTCCGACAGGGGACTTGTGCATATTCACGGTGGAAAGGGTGCCATGGACAGGACGGTGCCTTTACTCAAAATAACCCTGTTGACGTTGCGCAAATACTATAAAACCCATCGCAATTCAAAATGGATATTCCCTGCTTTGGGCCGCAATGGCGGTAAGGACGCTCAATATGCCAAAAATCATGTCAGTGACAGTGGGGTTCAAGGCGTTTTGCGATCTACTTTGAAACGCCTGAAGTTTAAAAAACATGTTCACCCTCATGTCTTCCGCCATGCCTATGCGACGCATTTGCTGGAAGCTAATATCCCCATACGCCATGTGCAAAAAATATTAGGCCATAAAACCCTTAAAAGCACCATGATTTATCTGCATGTGACCACACAGGCCCAAGTTGATTCCAATGACAAAGTTTCCAAAGTCATGCAGGGGGTGTTGTCATGA
- a CDS encoding ParA family protein — protein sequence MKIFSIFNNKGGVGKTTYMYHIAHLLAKKDFSVLIVDLDSQCNLSAYSISESDLEKSWKTDRGNSIWNAIEPVYERLGDIRKRQPSIVNPEYPNLYIIPGDVLLSNFEDSLGDSWNSAKGGNPGDLRVQSAIYRYILWASEKVNADIVMLDLGPNLGALNRAVLAISDYFVVPMSPDLFSIRGTQNLGSKLCTWRKEWDQCKSAYNGDAIELPTGAPVFLGYVMQQHNIRKNSKGMTRGWSIFGDKVEDAVRHNIIDRLMPLNQVHDWGTNNWNIGKIPNLHSLIPYSLEARKPVFDCAYKDGLTGAHITTAKQSVKHFEPIVNKLLEVV from the coding sequence ATGAAAATTTTTTCAATTTTTAATAATAAAGGTGGAGTTGGTAAAACAACATATATGTATCACATTGCTCATCTATTAGCTAAAAAAGACTTTAGCGTATTAATTGTAGACTTAGACAGCCAATGCAATTTATCAGCATATTCAATTTCTGAATCCGATTTGGAAAAAAGCTGGAAAACAGATCGAGGAAATAGTATTTGGAACGCTATTGAACCTGTTTATGAACGTTTAGGTGATATACGAAAACGTCAACCTTCAATTGTAAATCCAGAATACCCAAACCTTTACATTATTCCTGGGGATGTTCTTCTCAGCAACTTTGAAGATTCATTAGGCGACTCTTGGAATAGCGCAAAAGGTGGAAACCCTGGTGATCTTAGAGTTCAATCCGCAATATATCGCTATATACTTTGGGCTTCTGAAAAAGTTAATGCTGATATTGTCATGCTTGACTTGGGTCCTAATTTGGGTGCACTAAATAGAGCCGTGCTTGCTATTAGTGATTACTTCGTTGTTCCAATGTCTCCGGATTTATTTTCTATCCGAGGGACACAGAATTTAGGCTCAAAGCTTTGTACTTGGCGTAAAGAATGGGACCAATGCAAATCTGCATATAACGGAGATGCAATTGAACTACCTACAGGCGCACCTGTTTTTCTGGGATATGTAATGCAACAACATAATATACGTAAAAATTCAAAAGGAATGACACGTGGCTGGTCAATTTTTGGCGATAAAGTTGAAGATGCTGTTAGACACAATATTATTGATCGATTAATGCCCTTAAATCAAGTACATGATTGGGGAACCAATAATTGGAATATTGGCAAAATACCAAATTTGCATAGTTTGATACCATATTCTTTGGAGGCGCGTAAGCCCGTCTTCGATTGTGCATACAAAGACGGTTTGACAGGGGCTCACATTACGACCGCAAAACAGTCAGTTAAGCATTTTGAGCCCATAGTTAATAAACTATTGGAAGTTGTATAA
- a CDS encoding toll/interleukin-1 receptor domain-containing protein encodes MNPKTFISHASEDKDRFVIDFSSKLRSKGIDAWLDKWEMFPGDSLVDKIFEEGIKNADAFVIILSQHSVNKPWVREELNAGFVKRISIKTKIIPIVIDDCEVPECLKSTLWERIQNLESYDENLNRIVQSIFGISEKPQLGKPPKHIKTVIDVLPGLTKVDTIIFNQSCKITIEKGDKNINLSEIYDSLKEYGISDDEIEESLEILDSRGFIKAQRVLKGRIPFFLITQYGFDLYARKNINDYDLIVKEVCLKILNENLMVNHQIAEATNTPIALINHILETIERKGLVKTIKALNGLYQVHYVSPELKRMFR; translated from the coding sequence ATGAATCCAAAAACATTCATAAGTCATGCAAGTGAAGACAAGGATCGTTTTGTAATAGATTTTTCAAGCAAATTACGGAGCAAAGGCATTGATGCTTGGTTAGATAAATGGGAAATGTTTCCTGGTGATAGCTTGGTTGATAAAATATTTGAAGAAGGCATTAAAAATGCTGATGCTTTTGTAATCATTCTGTCTCAGCATAGTGTAAATAAACCCTGGGTCAGGGAAGAGCTTAATGCTGGATTTGTTAAAAGAATAAGCATAAAAACTAAGATAATCCCGATTGTTATTGATGATTGCGAAGTGCCAGAATGCCTGAAATCAACATTGTGGGAAAGAATTCAAAATTTAGAATCTTATGATGAAAACCTTAATAGAATTGTCCAGTCTATTTTTGGTATTTCAGAAAAGCCTCAATTAGGAAAACCGCCAAAACATATTAAAACAGTAATTGATGTACTTCCTGGGCTAACGAAAGTAGATACTATTATTTTTAATCAATCTTGCAAAATAACTATAGAGAAGGGCGATAAAAATATTAATTTATCAGAAATATATGATTCGTTAAAAGAGTATGGGATTTCAGATGATGAAATAGAAGAATCACTGGAAATTTTAGATTCAAGAGGATTTATAAAGGCGCAAAGAGTTTTGAAAGGCCGAATTCCTTTTTTTTTAATAACTCAATACGGATTTGATTTGTATGCTCGAAAAAATATCAATGATTATGATCTTATTGTGAAAGAAGTTTGCTTAAAAATATTAAATGAAAATTTAATGGTAAACCACCAAATCGCTGAGGCTACTAACACTCCAATTGCATTAATAAATCATATTCTTGAGACAATTGAGAGAAAGGGTTTAGTTAAAACAATAAAGGCCCTTAATGGCCTTTATCAAGTTCACTATGTGTCTCCAGAATTAAAACGTATGTTTAGATAA
- a CDS encoding HNH endonuclease, whose product MWRTNNLTIQHIRPYSKGGETSSRNMVTLCNDCNQSLGAEHLYELYRLGGLHYNYDPSLIHKKKMDNTAFYKAVQFSKNLMQTRCEVW is encoded by the coding sequence GTGTGGCGCACAAATAATCTAACCATACAGCACATTAGGCCTTATTCTAAAGGTGGTGAAACTTCATCAAGAAACATGGTTACACTCTGCAACGATTGCAATCAATCGCTCGGAGCCGAGCATCTTTATGAACTCTATCGCTTGGGCGGCTTGCATTATAATTATGATCCGTCTTTAATACATAAAAAGAAAATGGATAATACAGCCTTTTACAAGGCCGTTCAGTTTTCAAAGAATCTCATGCAAACACGGTGTGAAGTGTGGTAA